The Desulfuromonas sp. genome has a segment encoding these proteins:
- the queC gene encoding 7-cyano-7-deazaguanine synthase QueC: MLRLKKAVVLYSGGLDSTTCLAIARSEGFSPCALSFSYGQRHSVELVKAKEYAPRIGAVEHRVVDIDLRQFGGSALTADVEVPKGRPIDDAIPVTYVPARNTIFLSYALAWAEVLGANDIFIGVNALDYSGYPDCRPEYIAAYEAMANLATKSGVEQKGLKIHTPLISLTKAETITLGTSLGVDYSLTHSCYDPTADDLACGTCDSCQLRLKGFREAGYKDPVAYAIEVE, from the coding sequence ATGTTGAGATTGAAAAAAGCAGTGGTCCTTTACAGCGGCGGTCTCGATTCGACGACCTGCCTGGCGATTGCCAGAAGCGAAGGGTTCTCACCTTGCGCCCTCTCCTTCTCCTACGGCCAGCGTCACTCAGTTGAACTCGTCAAGGCGAAAGAGTATGCCCCCCGGATCGGAGCGGTTGAGCACCGGGTGGTCGATATCGATCTGCGCCAGTTCGGCGGCAGCGCCCTGACCGCCGACGTCGAAGTTCCGAAAGGCCGGCCGATCGATGATGCCATCCCGGTGACCTATGTCCCGGCACGCAATACCATCTTCCTCTCCTATGCCCTGGCCTGGGCCGAGGTTCTCGGGGCGAATGATATTTTTATCGGCGTCAATGCCCTCGATTACTCCGGTTATCCCGACTGCCGGCCGGAATATATTGCCGCCTATGAAGCAATGGCCAACCTGGCAACGAAATCGGGAGTTGAGCAGAAAGGCTTGAAAATCCATACGCCACTGATTAGCTTGACCAAGGCAGAGACGATCACTCTCGGGACCAGCCTTGGTGTCGACTACAGCCTGACCCACTCCTGCTATGACCCGACCGCCGACGATCTTGCCTGTGGCACCTGTGATTCCTGTCAATTGCGACTCAAGGGTTTTCGCGAGGCCGGTTACAAAGATCCGGTTGCCTACGCTATCGAGGTTGAATGA